In Leopardus geoffroyi isolate Oge1 chromosome D1, O.geoffroyi_Oge1_pat1.0, whole genome shotgun sequence, a single window of DNA contains:
- the LOC123602375 gene encoding olfactory receptor 4D5 isoform X1: MNPANHSQVTGFVLLGLSQVWGLRFLFFIIFSVVYLMTVAGNLLIVAVVTRDSRLHTTMYFLLGNLSFLDLCYSSITAPRMLFDLLSDNPIISFGSCLTQLFFFHFIGGIKIFLLTVMAYDRYVAISQPLRYVLVMNRTVCGLLMVASWVGGFIHSIVQIGLTIQLPFCGPDKLDNFYCDVPQLIKLACTDTFVLELLMVSNNGLVTLMCFLVLLGSYTALLVMLRGHSWEGRSKALSTCASHIAVVTLIFVPCVYIYARPFQTFPMDKAVSVLYTMVTPMLNPAIYTLRNKEVIVAMKKLWRRQKDLLGPLEH; the protein is encoded by the coding sequence ATGAATCCAGCAAATCATTCCCAGGTGACAGGCTTTGTCCTCCTGGGGCTCTCTCAGGTATGGGGGCTTCGGTTCCTCTTCTTTATTATCTTCTCTGTTGTGTACCTTATGACCGTAGCTGGAAATCTCCTTATTGTGGCCGTAGTGACCCGTGACTCACGCCTCCACACAACCATGTACTTTCTCTTAGGCAACCTTTCTTTCCTAGACCTTTGCTACTCTTCCATCACAGCACCTAGGATGCTGTTTGACTTGCTCTCAGACAACCCCATCATTTCCTTCGGCAGCTGCCTGACTCAGCTCTTCTTCTTCCACTTCATTGGAGGCATCAAGATCTTCCTGCTGACGGTGATGGCATATGACCGCTATGTTGCCATCTCCCAGCCATTGCGCTACGTGCTTGTGATGAACCGCACAGTCTGTGGGCTCCTCATGGTAGCCTCCTGGGTGGGGGGCTTCATCCACTCCATTGTGCAGATTGGACTGACTATCCAGCTGCCATTCTGTGGGCCTGACAAGCTGGACAACTTTTACTGTGACGTGCCTCAGCTGATCAAATTAGCCTGCACGGATACCTTTGTCTTAGAGCTTCTGATGGTGTCTAACAATGGCCTGGTGACTTTGATGTGTTTTCTGGTGCTCCTGGGATCCTACACGGCACTGCTAGTCATGCTCCGAGGCCACTCATGGGAGGGCCGGAGCAAAGCCCTATCCACTTGTGCCTCTCACATTGCTGTGGTGACCTTAATTTTTGTGCCTTGTGTCTACATCTATGCGAGGCCATTTCAGACATTCCCTATGGACAAGGCGGTCTCTGTTCTGTACACAATGGTCACTCCCATGCTGAATCCTGCCATCTATACCCTGAGAAACAAGGAAGTGATCGTGGCCATGAAGAAACTGTGGAGGAGGCAGAAAGACCTTCTGGGTCCCCTGGAGCACTGA
- the LOC123602375 gene encoding olfactory receptor 4D5 isoform X2: MNPANHSQVTGFVLLGLSQVWGLRFLFFIIFSVVYLMTVAGNLLIVAVVTRDSRLHTTMYFLLGNLSFLDLCYSSITAPRMLFDLLSDNPIISFGSCLTQLFFFHFIGGIKIFLLTVMAYDRYVAISQPLRYVLVMNRTVCGLLMVASWVGGFIHSIVQIGLTIQLPFCGPDKLDNFYCDVPQLIKLACTDTFVLELLMVSNNGLVTLMCFLVLLGSYTALLVMLRGHSWEGRSKALSTCASHIAVVTLIFVPCVYIYARPFQTFPMDKAVSVLYTMVTPMLNPAIYTLRNKEVIVAMKKLGRHRI, translated from the exons ATGAATCCAGCAAATCATTCCCAGGTGACAGGCTTTGTCCTCCTGGGGCTCTCTCAGGTATGGGGGCTTCGGTTCCTCTTCTTTATTATCTTCTCTGTTGTGTACCTTATGACCGTAGCTGGAAATCTCCTTATTGTGGCCGTAGTGACCCGTGACTCACGCCTCCACACAACCATGTACTTTCTCTTAGGCAACCTTTCTTTCCTAGACCTTTGCTACTCTTCCATCACAGCACCTAGGATGCTGTTTGACTTGCTCTCAGACAACCCCATCATTTCCTTCGGCAGCTGCCTGACTCAGCTCTTCTTCTTCCACTTCATTGGAGGCATCAAGATCTTCCTGCTGACGGTGATGGCATATGACCGCTATGTTGCCATCTCCCAGCCATTGCGCTACGTGCTTGTGATGAACCGCACAGTCTGTGGGCTCCTCATGGTAGCCTCCTGGGTGGGGGGCTTCATCCACTCCATTGTGCAGATTGGACTGACTATCCAGCTGCCATTCTGTGGGCCTGACAAGCTGGACAACTTTTACTGTGACGTGCCTCAGCTGATCAAATTAGCCTGCACGGATACCTTTGTCTTAGAGCTTCTGATGGTGTCTAACAATGGCCTGGTGACTTTGATGTGTTTTCTGGTGCTCCTGGGATCCTACACGGCACTGCTAGTCATGCTCCGAGGCCACTCATGGGAGGGCCGGAGCAAAGCCCTATCCACTTGTGCCTCTCACATTGCTGTGGTGACCTTAATTTTTGTGCCTTGTGTCTACATCTATGCGAGGCCATTTCAGACATTCCCTATGGACAAGGCGGTCTCTGTTCTGTACACAATGGTCACTCCCATGCTGAATCCTGCCATCTATACCCTGAGAAACAAGGAAGTGATCGTGGCCATGAAGAAACT agggagacacagaatctga